Proteins co-encoded in one Flavivirga eckloniae genomic window:
- the holA gene encoding DNA polymerase III subunit delta — protein sequence MDEVKQLVTDIKNKNLKPIYFLMGEEPYYIDKISDFIESSVLAEEERGFNQMVLYGRDITIDDIVSNAKRFPMMAEHQVVIVKEAQDLSRTIEKLAAYAENPQPTTVLVVNYKYKKIDKRKALYKTLKKTGIVYESKKLYENQVADWIRRVLAPKKYSIAPKAAQMLVEFLGTDLSKINNELEKLQIILPKETQISPEHIEENIGISKDYNNFELRKAIGEKNTIKAYRIVNYFADNPKDNPMVVTVSLLFNFFSQLLHFHGLKDKSPRNVASALKVNPYFVNEYITAARHYPMRKVSAVVATLREFDVKSKGVGAHAVPQGDLLKELLVRILSN from the coding sequence TTGGACGAAGTCAAACAATTAGTTACCGATATAAAGAATAAAAATTTAAAGCCAATTTACTTTCTTATGGGAGAGGAGCCTTATTATATAGATAAGATTTCCGATTTTATTGAAAGCTCGGTTTTAGCAGAAGAGGAGCGTGGTTTTAACCAGATGGTTTTATATGGTAGGGATATTACAATTGATGATATTGTTAGTAATGCGAAGCGCTTTCCTATGATGGCAGAGCATCAGGTGGTTATTGTTAAGGAAGCTCAAGACTTATCGCGTACTATTGAAAAACTGGCAGCTTATGCCGAAAATCCACAACCTACCACAGTTTTAGTGGTTAACTATAAGTATAAAAAGATTGATAAACGTAAAGCTTTATATAAAACCCTGAAAAAAACAGGTATAGTTTACGAAAGTAAAAAGCTTTATGAAAATCAGGTAGCCGATTGGATTCGTCGGGTTTTGGCTCCTAAAAAATACTCAATTGCTCCCAAGGCCGCCCAGATGCTTGTTGAGTTTTTAGGAACAGATTTAAGTAAAATAAATAACGAGCTGGAAAAGCTTCAAATTATTTTACCAAAAGAAACTCAAATTTCACCAGAACATATTGAAGAAAATATTGGTATTAGTAAGGATTATAACAATTTTGAGCTTCGAAAAGCTATTGGAGAAAAGAATACGATAAAAGCATACCGAATAGTTAATTACTTTGCAGACAATCCTAAGGATAACCCTATGGTTGTAACCGTATCTTTGTTGTTTAACTTCTTTTCTCAGTTACTTCATTTTCATGGATTAAAGGATAAATCGCCTCGAAACGTTGCTTCTGCCTTAAAGGTGAATCCGTATTTTGTAAACGAATATATTACTGCGGCAAGACATTACCCAATGCGTAAAGTAAGTGCTGTGGTTGCTACATTAAGAGAATTTGATGTAAAGAGTAAAGGTGTAGGAGCTCATGCAGTTCCGCAAGGTGATTTATTAAAAGAATTGTTGGTAAGAATATTATCTAATTAA
- a CDS encoding metal-dependent hydrolase → MKITFYGHASLGIHVNNVDILVDPFITGNPKASHIDISELKADYILVTHAHQDHILDVEAIARRTGAVVVSNYEIATHYGKLGIESHPMNHGGTWRFDFGTVKYVYAVHTSSFPDGSYGGQPGGFVIESEHKNIYIAGDTALTYDMKLIPLQTKLDLAILPLGDNFTMGVNDAILASDFVDCDKVLGCHYDTFGYIEINHEQAKRKFFEKEKDLMLLEIGDFIEL, encoded by the coding sequence ATGAAGATTACATTTTATGGTCACGCAAGCTTGGGTATACATGTAAATAATGTAGATATACTAGTAGATCCGTTCATTACTGGTAATCCTAAAGCATCACATATAGATATAAGCGAATTAAAAGCCGACTACATTTTGGTAACGCATGCGCATCAAGATCATATTTTAGATGTTGAAGCTATTGCTAGACGAACCGGAGCTGTGGTTGTTTCAAATTATGAGATCGCTACACACTATGGGAAATTAGGAATAGAAAGCCATCCAATGAATCATGGAGGAACATGGCGTTTTGATTTTGGCACGGTTAAATATGTATATGCTGTACATACATCGTCTTTCCCAGATGGTAGTTATGGTGGACAACCAGGAGGTTTTGTGATTGAAAGCGAGCACAAAAATATTTATATCGCGGGAGATACAGCATTAACTTACGATATGAAACTTATTCCGCTTCAAACCAAGTTGGATTTAGCTATTTTACCTTTAGGTGATAACTTTACCATGGGTGTTAACGATGCTATTTTGGCCAGTGATTTTGTGGATTGCGATAAGGTGTTAGGCTGCCATTATGATACGTTTGGATACATAGAAATTAACCATGAGCAAGCTAAACGAAAGTTTTTCGAAAAAGAAAAGGATTTAATGCTTCTAGAAATTGGTGATTTTATTGAATTATAG
- a CDS encoding OmpA/MotB family protein, which translates to MKKLLLLCLSTTLLLSSCVSKKQFTDLEAKHKETQDLLNSTTVKLNSCIADKSAATARAEALEERIEDLRKSNDNLQVLSAKGASNIEKTLESIKEKDLKITRLQDALTKKDSVTLALVTSFKREVGINDPDIEVNVEKGVVFISIADKLLFKSGSYNVTSKAKEVLAKVAKVVNSKPDFECMVEGHTDSVPYKKDPLLDNWDLSVKRSTSIIRVLQTLDVNPSRLIAAGRSSHVPLVDNDTAENRSKNRRTRIVVLPKIDQFYDMIEKEMKNLEAGGN; encoded by the coding sequence ATGAAAAAACTTTTATTACTTTGTTTATCTACAACGCTTCTACTAAGTTCTTGCGTTTCTAAAAAACAATTTACAGACCTTGAGGCAAAACACAAAGAAACTCAAGATTTACTTAATTCAACAACAGTAAAATTAAATTCTTGTATCGCAGACAAATCTGCGGCTACAGCTAGAGCAGAAGCTTTAGAAGAGCGAATTGAGGATTTACGTAAGAGTAATGACAACTTACAAGTTTTATCTGCTAAAGGAGCAAGTAATATTGAAAAAACTTTAGAAAGTATTAAAGAAAAAGATTTAAAGATTACTCGTTTACAAGATGCATTAACTAAAAAGGACAGTGTAACTTTAGCATTAGTTACAAGCTTTAAAAGAGAAGTTGGTATTAACGATCCAGATATCGAAGTTAATGTAGAAAAAGGAGTTGTATTTATTTCTATCGCAGATAAATTATTATTCAAAAGTGGTAGCTACAATGTAACATCAAAAGCAAAAGAAGTTCTTGCTAAAGTTGCTAAAGTAGTAAACAGCAAGCCAGATTTCGAATGTATGGTTGAAGGACACACAGATAGCGTACCTTACAAAAAAGATCCATTATTAGACAACTGGGATTTAAGTGTTAAACGTTCTACATCTATCATTAGAGTACTTCAAACTTTAGATGTTAACCCTAGTAGATTAATTGCTGCTGGTCGTAGCTCTCACGTACCGTTAGTAGATAATGACACTGCTGAGAACAGATCTAAAAACAGACGTACACGTATTGTTGTTCTTCCAAAAATCGATCAGTTCTACGACATGATTGAAAAAGAAATGAAAAATCTTGAAGCTGGTGGAAACTAA
- a CDS encoding C1 family peptidase, giving the protein MKNKFSAVIFVLFIFFSHSQSYDFKTIIDLEATDVISQDKTGTCWSFSTSSFLESEIIRINGHKVDLSEMYNVRHTYINKSWNYIMRQGKAQFSEGGLAHDVINSISKHGFVPNTTYTGLLNESTKHDHSKLVDTLKKTLDNYIKEPGSFNWKKDVNAILDTYLGKNVSRFSYNDVQHTPISFMQQMGINPKDYVTITSFAHKPFYTNFILNIPDNFSNGLFFNVELNELTRIVNDALEKGFTIELDCDVSEKAFSSKYGLAIIPKEDIKIEDAFVNVSEEKTITQELRQQEFENFNTTDDHLMHITGLLKDQTGNTYYKVKNSWGKDSERVGNGGYIYMSEAYFKLKAISITLNKHALSKKILKKIRKP; this is encoded by the coding sequence ATGAAAAATAAATTTTCAGCTGTCATTTTTGTGTTATTTATATTTTTTTCACATTCACAATCTTATGATTTTAAGACCATTATAGACCTAGAGGCTACAGATGTAATTAGCCAAGATAAAACAGGTACTTGTTGGAGTTTTTCTACCTCGTCTTTTCTAGAAAGTGAAATAATTCGTATTAATGGACACAAAGTCGATTTATCTGAAATGTACAACGTCCGCCACACCTATATTAACAAATCCTGGAACTATATTATGAGACAAGGAAAAGCACAATTTAGCGAGGGTGGACTTGCTCATGATGTTATTAATAGTATATCGAAACACGGATTTGTACCAAATACGACTTATACAGGCTTGTTAAACGAAAGTACCAAACACGACCATTCTAAATTAGTAGATACGTTGAAAAAAACTTTAGATAACTATATAAAGGAACCTGGAAGTTTTAATTGGAAAAAAGATGTTAATGCTATTTTAGATACTTACCTCGGTAAAAATGTTTCTAGGTTTAGTTATAATGATGTTCAACATACCCCAATATCTTTTATGCAGCAAATGGGCATTAACCCAAAAGACTATGTTACCATTACTTCGTTCGCCCATAAACCCTTTTACACAAATTTTATATTAAACATTCCTGATAATTTTTCCAATGGTCTTTTTTTCAATGTAGAACTGAATGAATTAACACGTATTGTAAATGATGCTCTCGAAAAAGGTTTCACTATTGAGTTGGACTGTGATGTTAGCGAAAAAGCATTTTCTTCCAAATATGGTTTAGCAATTATCCCAAAGGAAGACATAAAAATAGAAGATGCTTTTGTAAATGTTTCGGAAGAAAAAACAATAACCCAAGAATTAAGACAACAAGAATTTGAAAACTTTAACACCACAGACGATCATTTAATGCATATCACCGGATTATTGAAAGACCAAACTGGAAATACCTACTATAAAGTGAAGAATTCGTGGGGAAAAGACTCGGAAAGAGTGGGCAATGGCGGCTATATTTATATGAGTGAAGCTTATTTTAAATTAAAAGCAATATCAATTACGTTAAATAAACATGCACTTTCAAAAAAAATTCTTAAAAAAATAAGAAAACCTTAA
- a CDS encoding 1,4-dihydroxy-2-naphthoyl-CoA synthase → MNQDDWVIVKEYQDITYKKRNGVARIAFNRPDVRNAFRPKTTSELYDAFYDANEDVNIGVVLLSAEGPSSKDGVYSFCSGGDQKARGHQGYVGEDGYHRLNILEVQRLIRFMPKAVIAVVPGWAVGGGHSLHVVCDLTLASKEHAIFKQTDADVTSFDGGYGSAYLAKMVGQKKAREIFFLGRNYSAQEAFEMGMVNAVVPHEELEDTAYEWAQEILAKSPTSIKMLKFAMNLTDDGMVGQQVFAGEATRLAYMTDEAVEGRNAFLEKRKPNFDKKWIP, encoded by the coding sequence ATGAATCAAGACGATTGGGTAATTGTTAAAGAATATCAAGACATTACTTATAAAAAACGTAATGGTGTTGCGCGTATCGCTTTTAATAGACCAGATGTTCGTAATGCGTTTAGACCGAAAACAACTAGCGAATTATATGATGCCTTTTATGATGCCAATGAAGATGTTAATATTGGTGTCGTATTATTATCTGCTGAAGGGCCGTCGAGTAAGGATGGCGTATATTCTTTTTGCAGCGGAGGCGATCAAAAAGCAAGAGGTCATCAAGGTTATGTAGGCGAAGATGGATATCATCGTTTAAATATTTTAGAAGTTCAACGATTAATTCGTTTTATGCCCAAGGCTGTTATTGCCGTTGTACCGGGTTGGGCTGTTGGTGGTGGACATAGTTTACATGTTGTTTGCGATTTAACACTTGCAAGTAAAGAACATGCTATTTTTAAACAAACGGATGCCGATGTTACCAGTTTCGATGGTGGTTATGGGTCTGCTTATTTAGCAAAAATGGTAGGGCAGAAAAAAGCACGTGAGATATTTTTCTTGGGCAGAAACTATTCGGCACAAGAAGCTTTCGAGATGGGCATGGTTAATGCCGTAGTGCCTCATGAAGAATTAGAAGATACTGCTTATGAGTGGGCACAAGAAATATTGGCGAAATCTCCTACATCTATAAAAATGCTTAAATTCGCCATGAATTTAACAGACGATGGTATGGTTGGTCAGCAAGTATTTGCAGGAGAAGCTACTCGATTAGCGTATATGACCGATGAAGCCGTTGAGGGTAGAAATGCCTTTCTTGAAAAACGTAAGCCTAATTTTGATAAAAAATGGATACCTTAA
- the menA gene encoding 1,4-dihydroxy-2-naphthoate octaprenyltransferase — translation MNKVSHWIASMRLRTLPLSISGIILASCLAEYNGCFDWKIGLLAILTTLSFQILSNLANDYGDGIKGTDNNDRIGPERAIQSGKISPEEMFNAIKINVLISIGLAFLLIFTAFGVKHFLLTLLFFVLGIASVVGAIKYTVGSNAYGYRGLGDLFVFVFFGLVSVIGCYVLYAKTIDHVVFLPACTIGLLSVGVLNLNNMRDIISDKKSNKITLAVKLGNENAKKYHYPLIGLAIVLSALFGILYYTSPYNLIFVVTYIPLFIHIKKVSKNENPKLLDPELKKLALTTVLLAILMGVGHLL, via the coding sequence ATGAATAAAGTCTCTCACTGGATTGCCTCAATGCGTTTACGAACGCTTCCCTTATCTATATCGGGCATCATTTTGGCATCGTGTTTAGCTGAATATAATGGTTGTTTTGACTGGAAAATAGGTTTACTGGCTATTCTTACTACCTTGAGTTTTCAAATATTATCCAACTTGGCCAACGATTATGGCGATGGTATTAAAGGAACGGATAATAACGACAGAATTGGTCCAGAGCGTGCCATTCAGTCTGGAAAAATATCACCGGAAGAGATGTTTAATGCCATTAAAATAAATGTCTTAATCTCTATAGGGTTAGCTTTTTTACTCATTTTTACGGCGTTTGGAGTAAAACACTTTTTGCTTACATTGTTGTTTTTTGTGTTAGGTATTGCATCTGTTGTAGGTGCCATAAAATATACTGTTGGGAGTAATGCTTACGGTTATAGAGGCTTGGGCGATTTGTTCGTATTTGTTTTCTTTGGATTGGTAAGTGTTATTGGGTGCTATGTTTTGTATGCAAAAACTATAGACCACGTAGTATTTCTTCCAGCTTGCACCATTGGCTTGTTAAGCGTCGGTGTACTCAACCTTAATAATATGCGGGATATTATATCGGATAAAAAATCGAATAAAATAACTCTGGCAGTTAAGTTGGGAAACGAAAATGCTAAAAAATACCATTATCCACTCATTGGGCTAGCCATTGTGTTGTCTGCTTTGTTTGGGATTTTATATTATACCTCGCCTTATAATTTAATTTTTGTTGTAACTTATATACCTTTATTCATCCATATAAAAAAGGTAAGTAAAAATGAAAATCCAAAACTATTGGATCCGGAATTAAAAAAGTTAGCTTTAACTACAGTGCTATTAGCAATTCTAATGGGAGTAGGACATTTATTGTAA
- the ung gene encoding uracil-DNA glycosylase, with product MAVDIHESWKPYLEKEFEKPYFKDLIRFVRSEYKSQTCFPPGKQIFNAFNHCHFDDVKVVIIGQDPYHGHGQANGLCFSVNNGIAHPPSLINIFKEIEADLGIPYPESGDLMRWADQGVLLLNATLTVRAHQAGSHQKQGWETFTDATIKIISDSKENIVFLLWGGYAKQKVKLINTNKHKILTSGHPSPLSANRGYWFGNKHFSKTNSLLEQAAQAPVRW from the coding sequence ATGGCAGTAGATATTCACGAAAGCTGGAAACCTTATTTAGAAAAGGAATTTGAGAAACCTTATTTTAAGGATCTGATACGTTTTGTAAGATCTGAGTATAAGTCTCAAACATGTTTCCCGCCAGGAAAACAAATCTTTAATGCTTTTAACCATTGTCATTTTGACGATGTAAAAGTAGTTATAATTGGTCAAGACCCTTACCATGGTCACGGACAGGCCAACGGTTTATGCTTTTCTGTAAATAATGGCATTGCTCATCCGCCTTCATTAATCAATATTTTTAAAGAAATTGAAGCAGATTTAGGTATTCCGTATCCAGAAAGTGGCGATCTTATGCGTTGGGCAGACCAAGGGGTGTTATTGCTAAATGCTACATTAACAGTTAGAGCACATCAAGCAGGAAGTCATCAAAAGCAAGGTTGGGAGACTTTTACCGATGCTACTATAAAAATTATAAGCGATAGCAAAGAGAATATCGTGTTTTTACTATGGGGTGGCTATGCCAAGCAAAAAGTAAAGTTGATAAACACTAATAAGCATAAGATATTAACTTCCGGACACCCTTCACCCTTAAGTGCAAACAGGGGCTACTGGTTTGGAAATAAACATTTTAGTAAGACTAACTCCCTGTTGGAGCAAGCTGCTCAGGCTCCTGTTCGTTGGTAA
- a CDS encoding glycosyltransferase family 2 protein, with translation MKLAIVILNWNGKKLLEQFLPSVTEYSQEASIYVADNASTDDSVSYVKEHYPSVEIIQNKENGGYAKGYNDALKHIDADAFCLLNSDIEVTKNWLLPVIEIFEKETNTAIIQPKLLDYKKKDYFEYAGAAGGYIDKYGYPYCRGRIFNTIEKDTQQYDDTAEIFWASGACFFIRKDIFEQLDGLDEHFFAHMEEIDLCWRAKNAGYTVKYVGQSEVYHVGGATLNNTNPKKTYLNFRNSLFTLTKNAKGLLLPLILIRLVLDGIAGLKFLVELKPKHTIAIIKAHFGFYKSFIRLLKQRKSTKNKIKYYKRTSIVFDYFVNKKNIYNSL, from the coding sequence TTGAAACTAGCAATCGTTATACTAAATTGGAACGGCAAAAAACTTTTAGAGCAGTTTTTACCATCTGTTACCGAATACTCCCAAGAAGCTTCTATTTATGTAGCAGACAATGCCTCTACCGACGATTCTGTTTCTTATGTGAAAGAACATTATCCTTCTGTAGAAATAATTCAGAACAAAGAAAATGGAGGTTATGCCAAAGGCTATAACGATGCATTAAAGCATATAGATGCAGATGCTTTTTGTTTACTTAATAGCGATATTGAAGTTACTAAAAACTGGCTGCTTCCTGTTATTGAAATCTTTGAAAAAGAAACCAATACTGCCATAATTCAACCGAAGCTATTAGATTATAAAAAGAAGGATTATTTTGAATACGCAGGTGCTGCCGGAGGTTATATAGATAAATATGGTTACCCATATTGCAGGGGACGCATTTTTAACACCATAGAAAAAGACACCCAACAATATGATGATACTGCTGAAATATTTTGGGCATCTGGAGCATGTTTTTTTATTAGAAAAGATATATTCGAACAGCTTGATGGATTGGATGAACATTTTTTCGCTCATATGGAAGAAATAGACTTGTGCTGGAGAGCTAAAAATGCTGGGTATACTGTAAAATATGTCGGTCAATCTGAAGTTTACCACGTAGGTGGTGCTACCCTCAATAATACTAACCCTAAAAAAACGTATTTAAATTTTAGAAACAGCCTGTTTACATTAACAAAAAATGCAAAGGGGTTATTGCTGCCTTTAATACTTATTAGATTGGTTTTAGATGGTATCGCTGGGCTAAAGTTTTTAGTAGAATTAAAACCAAAGCATACCATCGCAATAATTAAAGCTCACTTTGGGTTTTATAAAAGCTTTATCCGACTGTTAAAACAGAGAAAATCGACAAAGAATAAAATAAAATATTATAAGAGAACATCCATAGTGTTTGATTATTTCGTAAATAAAAAGAACATTTACAATAGTTTATGA
- a CDS encoding type I restriction enzyme HsdR N-terminal domain-containing protein: protein MQELNFPKFSFRFKNNENKISIFDSIRKKFVILQPEEWVRQHCVQYLIHNKGYPKSLINVEKELTVNTLKKRYDIVVYNSNGSIHLIVECKAPKIVINQDTFDQIARYNLELNATYLMVTNGLNHYYCQMDFENEQYNFLREIPDFSR from the coding sequence ATGCAAGAACTTAATTTTCCAAAGTTTTCGTTTCGATTCAAAAATAACGAAAATAAAATTTCTATTTTCGATAGCATTCGTAAAAAATTTGTGATTTTACAACCCGAAGAATGGGTACGTCAGCACTGCGTTCAATATTTAATACATAACAAGGGCTATCCGAAATCTTTAATTAATGTTGAAAAAGAACTGACCGTTAACACTTTAAAAAAACGATACGATATTGTGGTTTATAATTCTAACGGCAGTATTCATTTAATTGTAGAATGTAAAGCACCCAAAATTGTTATAAATCAAGATACATTCGATCAAATAGCACGCTATAATTTAGAGCTGAATGCGACTTATTTAATGGTTACAAACGGATTAAATCATTATTATTGTCAAATGGATTTTGAAAATGAACAGTATAATTTTTTAAGGGAAATCCCTGATTTTAGTAGGTAG